The genomic DNA GCGTACAACAGATAGCCGACGATGAGCAGGCCGACCGCGAGGAAGATGTCGGTGAACACCATGGTGTGTCCTCAGCCGACCCGGACCTCGACGCGGCGGTTGCGCTGCTGCGCCGCCTTCAACGCCTCACCCGTCTGACCCGACTCGGTCACAGCCGGCTTCGAGTGACCGAACCCCTGCGCCTGGATCGACCACCCCGGACCCAACAGCTTCGCCAACGCCGACTTCACCGCATCAGCACGCTGCCCCGACAAGGTCTGATTGCGGGACTGTGTGCCTTGCGCGTCGGTGTGACCCTCCACCTTCAGCGTCCGCTTCGGCTGCGCCTTCAACGCCGCAGCCGCCGCCTCCAACGACCTGGACGCCTTCGGCGACAGCTGCGCCTTGTCGTACGCGAACAGCACGTCCGTCGACAACGCCACCCGACCATCAGCACTGATCGTCGCCCCCTCAACACGCGAACGCGCATTGAACAACGACACACCCTTGGTGCCCTTCACCGGCGTACCCGACACCGGCACCCGAATCGCCCGACCCCACGTCGGCAAGAACGCCAGCTCCGACGTCCCCGGATCAGCCAATGTCATCGTCACATCCACCGCCTTGCCCGGGTCGGGTACGCCGACCACGGCCGTGCAGCCGACCTCGCCGTCCTTGTCGCCGACACCGAGACCAACCACACCGGTGCCACCGGTCGCGAACAGCGGCTCAGCGCACCAGGTGTCCCGGGCCAACGAGTTGAAGACCCGCATGTTGTACACCGGGACCTGCGCACCCGGGTTCTGGACCGTTGCCTTCACGGTCACCGTGCCTCCGCTCCTGGCCGCCGACCGAACCACAAGACTCATGTCGGCGCCGAGCGCGGTCTGAGCACTCATCGTCGGCTCAGTGATCGGGACCTTGGCGAACGTCCCGATCGGCGCCACGCTCACGTCGACCGTGCTCGCACCCGGCGGCAGGCTCACCACCACAGCGGTCGACAGGCGCTTCTCCTCGGCCAGGTAGCCGTTGACAGTGCCACACAGGCAGTCACCGCTGGCATTGCGCACGGGCAGATACACACGCGGGTCACCCGCAGTACGGATCGTCACCGACGAGAACTCGCCCATCGCAATGGTGTCGAAGTAGCCCGGCTCGGTCCAGGTGTCCACCACATCAGTCGACGGCGGCGTCCAGGTGCCGTACACCACCGCACGATCCGGACCCAGCCGCTGCACCCCGTTCAACGCGAACGTGCCGCCCTTCAGAGAGGACTTCGTCCCCAGCACCGGACCGTTCGACAACGGCTTCACCCCCGCAGGCAGGTCGTACGGGCGACCGTCCTTCCGCTGCGACGTCTCGACCGCAGGCGATCCCGAGGGCCGACCCGTGGCGGACGCCGACGCACCCGCCGACGCGCCTACCGGCGAGGTGGCCGACGTCGGCGTACCCGCTCCAGGACCACTCACCGAGGCCTCCCCCGAGCACCCGGCCACACCGACCGCCAGCACTGCCACCGCAGCCGCCAGCCGAACCTGCGTGTTCATCACGAACCCGTCCCACCCTGTCGACAGCACAAACGCGCCGAACGCTAGCGGCCCCGCAGCACCCGTGGTGACTTCCCACAGGGCCGGATCTCGACCGACCACGATCTGAGAACCGTCCGCTCAGCCAGCGCACTCGCCCCCGCGCAGAGGCGCGAGTCGTCCAGATCCGCTGACCGGTCTCCCGCTGACGCGCACTGTCTGGGCTAGCCTCGCTGATCGTGACCGACCAGAACGGGACGTTCGGCCCCGGCCCGCACCGCCTGCTCGTCAACGGCCGCGACGTCGCCCCGCTCGTCGTGGCTGACGACCGCAAGAGCCGGCGCCGCGGGCTCCTGGGGTCGACCGAGCTCATCGGCGCCCTCTGGATCACCAAGTGCCCGTCCGTGCACATGATCGGCATGAAGTACGCCATCGACGTCGCCTCCCTCGACAAGAGCGGGCGGGTGCTCGCCGTCAAGACGCTGCGCCCCGGCTGGGGCATGACCCTCCCCCGCCTGCGGGTCAGCGCGACGCTCGAAGCGCCGGCCGGCGCACTCGTCGAGTGGGGCGTCACCGTCGGCGACACCCTCTCGACCGCGAGCTGAGCCTCCGCCCACCGCCACGCCGGTTCGGGGACCACTTCAGGGCCGAAGGGCCCTCCTCAACGGGACGTCGTGCCCGCCAGGCTTGCGCCGAAAGTGGCGGATGTCGGGAGGGCACAGTGCGCAGGAATCGGGAGGCCGGGGCGGCCACGGTCGAGTACGCCGGCATTCTCTTCGTCGTCGCCAGCATCCTGCTCGGAGTGATCGCACAAGCGCCCACGGTCGGTGGCGCCTCCGTGGCGAACGCCGTCATGAGCAAGCTCTGCGAGGCAATCGGCACAACCTGCGGACAGTCGGCGGCCGAGGCGCGCGCGCGTGACCTGAAGATTCCCTGCGTCACCAGCAAAGCCGACCGCACTCTTGGTTACGACGCGAGCTTCAAATGGGTGCAGGCCGAGCGCAAGGACACTGACACGCTCACCGTCAAGGGCGACGGCTCAGCCGCCGTGACGATCAGTCAGGGCTCGGCGATCGGCGTCACGGCCGACGTACCGATCGGTGGTCAGTCGACCGGCAAGCACGCCAAGAAGACCACGATGGACAACGCGGGCGTCACGGTCAACGCCGACGGCAAAGTCATGCTCGGTGGCGACATCCTCTACACCTACAACTTCCCCAAGGAGTACGGCGGCCAGGACGGCGCGCAGGACTTCCTCGACGACCGTCGCAGCACGGTCAACCGGGCGATCGACATCGTCGGCGGCCCCGCGACGAGCACCGTCCGCGAGGGTGCCCAGCGTGGCTGGAACAGCGTCACGAACTTCGTGGGCGACCACAACCCGTTCTCCGACGGTCCGTCCAAGGAAGAGCTCGCCGCTCGTGACCGCGACCAGCGCAAGGGCACGGCCGACATGGTCTCGGTCAAGGCAGGCGTGCAGGCCGAGGGCAACCTCAAGGGCGAAGCCGGCTTCGTCCGGGGCGCCGGCCAGGTCAAGGGCTCGGTCAACGGGCAGGTCGATGTCGCCCTCACGACCGACGGGCCGGACAAGGGCATGAGCGCCTACACCGGCCAGGTCACCTGGGACGCCAAGGGTGAGGCCACGGTCGGCTACCCAGGTGGGCGGGCCAAGCTGCCGCCGATCTACAACCAGGGCGGCGGCCGAGGCGGCACGTACTCGTACAAGGTCATCTACGACGAGAAGGGCGAGCCCAAGCAGCTCATCATGATGAGCGAGTCGCGCGAGCAGGGCTTCAGCGGCTTCGACGTCAAGGGAAGCAAGACCCTCAACGAGGAGACGCGCAAGAAGGCATCCGGCGGGGTCAAGAAGAAGTCGGACACCGGCACGCTCACCCAGGAGTCCAAGGTGCTCGACCTCACGGACCCGGCCAACCGTGCCGCATTCGACAAGGCGTTCGTGACCAATGGAGTGACTGTCACGGATCGCTCGGCGAAGATCTCGACGCCGGTGCTCGGCCTCACCCCGCAGCAGACCGCCGACGCGTGGTCACCGCTGATGGGACAGCTCAAGAACGACGCGATCTACACCCGGCTCGAGTACGAGACCTCCGGCGACGAGCTGTCTGCCACAGCTGGCAAGAAGGAGCTCAAGGTCGCCAAGATCGGGGTCGGCGGCCAGAAGACCGAGTCCGAGATGCACCTCGTCGACGGGGTCATGAGTGACCCACGCAACGGCGGTCAGATCCTGCCCCTCGTCACCTGTGGAAAGAAGTGAGACATGGACCTCGCACGCCTACGTGAGCTGATCATCCCGGCTGCGGTGGTGAAGGGTGCGCTGGCGGCCTTCGCCCTGACCATCGTGTTCGAGATCGTCGTCGGGCCGGGTCTCAGCCCGTTCCTCGATGCCCTCGACCCACTTGTCGCCACGGGTGTGGTGCTCATGATGGTGCTCGTCTTCCGCGGCGTGGCCGGCATGTTCGCAGCGCGTGTCGTCCGCGATCGTGACGTGACGCACGAGCGCTCTGGCTACCTCCCGTCGGCCGCCCTCGCGGGCATCCTGGGCTGCGTGTTGTACGAGGTCGTCGCCCTCGCGATGGGCGCCGCCATCGGCACCGACACCTGGTCGGCACGTCTGCTGTGGGAACCGCTGCGCTGGGCCGCCGAGCTGTCGGTCGGTGCCCTGCTCATCGATCCCTCAGGTCAGCGCGCGCGCCAGGACATCCCGATGCGTTATCGCGCCACACTCGACCAGCAGTGAGCGGTTGTCCTGGTCAGCTGATCGGGACGTTCGAGAACGTCCCGACCGCGTCGACGGTCACCGTCACTGGTCCCGCGCCGGCCGGGGCTGACATCACGACGTACACCGGCTCTGGTGTGCCGGGCTTTTCCAGCTCGGGGTGAAACACCGTGCACTGGCACGTCCGGTCCTGGCTGCGCACCGGCAGGTAGGTCGACGTGTCCCCCGAGCGCTTCAACGACAGCCCACCGAAGTGGCCACCGCCGTCGATCGGGTGCTCCGCACCGAAGTAGCCCTGCTCGTTGAACGCGTTGGGCTGCGACCGACTCGCCAGACCCTCGACCACGACCCGGTCGGGACCGATGCGGCGTACGGCTGTGAGCGTGAACGAGCTGCCACCCTTGGACTTCGTCGCAATGACCGGCTGGGTCGAGGCCGACCCGGGCTCGACCTGCAGATAGGCGCCGCCGGCCTGAGGATCGCCGGCCGGCGCGGGCGCGGCGCCCGACGTCGAGGAGGGCGTCACGGCGCCCGAGGAAACAGGCTCGTCGGCGTCACCGCTGCATCCGGAGACGAGCAGGGCAGACCCTGCGAGCACCGCTGTCGCGATGGATGTACGACGCATCAGCCCGTCACCTCCGTGGTCACGCGCCGGTTCTGCTGGCGCGCGAACTCGATCTGCTCTCCGCTCTCGGGCATGGCCAGATCCTTCTCGCCGTACCCCTTGGCGGTGACCGTCCACCCTGCGCCGAGCTTGGCGACGAGCGCGTTGCGGACAGCGGTCGCGCGCCCTTCGGACAACGTCTGGTTGTGGGCGTCGCTGCCGACGGTGTCGGTGTATCCCTTCACCGCCACTGTCCGACCCGGCTGAGCCTTCAGCGTCGCGACCGCCTTGTCGATCGCTGCGCCGGCCTGGGCGTTCAGCGTGGTGCTGTCGACGGCGAAGAGGACGTCGGTGCCCAGGTCGACGGCGACCTGGTCGCCACGGCGAATGGTCGCGGCACCCGCCCGCTGACGGGTCTGACCGACCTGCGTTCGAGACTTCATCACCACCGACTCCCCGGCAGGTGCCGATGTCGCCGGTGCACCGCTCACCGGCACACCGAGCACGGGCCACGACCCGAGCGGGTACAGGTCGACCGTGCTTCCACCCGGGTCGGGCATATCCACCTCGCCGAGCACACCCTGCCCAGCCTTGGGATAGCTGGGCGCGCACGTACGGGCGCTCTCACCCTCGCCGGGTGCCGTCACCGTGCTCTGCCCGGCCGGTGCCGCCGCAATCGGCTCGCAGCTCGTCTCCATCCACCCCCGCGACCCGGGCGTCGGGTTGACCTCCGCAGCGCCGGGTCTCGCCTCGACCGCGAACCGCACCACCAACCGGCCCCCCTCTCGCGTCACCGTCCGCACCCGCAGACTGTGCGCGACGCCCGCCGGCGCTGCGACGCTCAGATCCGTCGGTGTCGCAGGCTCGACCTTCAGGTCGGAGATCGGCGGAGCGCCGTTCTGCAACAGGGTCAGGCTGTCGTCGGAAGTGGGCGCGGTCATCATCACGAACACCGGGACCAACCCGTCGTGCCTGGATGGGAGGACGCTGCACAGGCACTGGTCGTTCGCGTCTCGCACCGGGAGGTACGCCTTCGGGTCACCGGTCCGCACGAGCCGCAACCCGCTGAACTCGATCGCCTGGCGTGTGTCCGCCGCCGGCTCGGACCACATGGTCGCGCTGAACTCACTTGTGCCACGGCCACCCATCACGCCCTGGACCAGGATCCGGTCCTTCGCGACGCGCGTGACCTTCGTGAGCGAGAACGTCCACCCCTGCTTCGCCTTCACCGTCGCCATCGGCCTCACGACCTGCTTGGTGCCGGCGCCCCTCAACGGGTACGGCACACCCGGCTCAGGTGCGCTGGCCCCAGCAGGGCCGGCAGAGGTCGTCAGGCCGACGGCCACAGCCACGGCACTCGCGGCAAACGTGCGATGCATGCTGCTCCCATTGTTGATCGGTCATTCCGCCGCTCACCGGCTGATGCGCAGCGCTTGCCGTGCCCCGGCCGGGACCTACTGGACGCGGACCTCGACGCGGCGGTTGCGCTGCTGCGCCGCCTTCAACGCCTCACCGGTCTGACCCGACTCGGTCACCGCAGGCTTCGACTGGCCAAAGCCCTGAGCCTGGATCGACCACCCCGGACCCAGCAGCTTGGTCAACGCCGACCTCACCGCGTCAGCACGCTGCCCCGACAAGGTCTGATTGCGCGACTGCGTGCCCTGCGCGTCGGTGTGCCCCTCGACCGTGAGCGTCCGCTTCGGCTGCGCCTTCAACGCCGCAGCCGCCGCCTCCAACGACTTACTCGCCTTCGGCGACAGCTCCGCCTTGTCGTACGCGAACAGCACATCGGTCGACAACGCCACCCGACCATCAGCACTGATCGTCGCCCCTTCAACACGCGACCGCGCACTGAAGGCCGACACACCCTTGGTGCCCTTCACCGGCGTACCCGACACCGGCACCCGAACCGCCCGACCCCACGTCGGCAACAACGTCACCTCCGGCGTCCCCGGATCACCCAACGTCATCGTCACATCCACCGCCTGACCGCGTTGCGGAATCGCCGCCGGTGTGCAGGTCGTCTTGTCCGCCTCGGTTCCGACCCCCCAGCCGGCCTGTCTGTCGCCGACCGCGAAAAACGGCTCCGTACACGCAGATTCGCTCGACAACGGGTTGAAAATGCGCGTGTTGTAGGGCAGCGACTGCGTAGACGCATTCTGCAGCGTCGCCTTCAGCTTTAGGACGCCGGCCGACCGCGTCGCCGACCGCACGACCAGGCTCTGGCCGGCACCGAACGGCACCTGCGAGCTCGCTGACAAAGGGGCCACCGGGACGTTGGCAAACGTCCCGAACGGCGCGACCGTCACGTCGACTGTGCTTGCGCCCTCAGGCACGGTCACGACCACCGAGGTGCTGACCTTCTTCGCCGAGTTCAGCAGGCTCACCGCACCACAGATGCACTGGCCGTCCTGGTCGCGCACCGGCAGGTACGTGCGCGGATCACCCGACCGGCGTACGGACATCGCCGAGAACTCACCTTTGTGATCGCCCTGGTAGTAGCCCGGCTCCGTCCAGGTGTCCGCGACGTTGGTGCCCGGGCTGTCCCACGTGCCGTACACCACCGCCCGATCCGGACCCAGCCGCTGCACCCCGTTCAACGAGAACGTGCCGCCCATCGGAGACGACTTCGTCCCCAGCACCGGACCGTTCGACAACGGCTTCACACCCGCAGGGAGGGCGTACGGCCGCCCCTCCGGACGGGTGGGCGTCGTCGACGACGTCGGCGGCCCGGTCGGGTCGGAGGCGCCAGGACTGGACGGCGACGCAGTCGTCGAGGTGTCGGTGCCGTGGTCCGCGCCCGAGCAGGCGGTCAGTCCGCCGGCCAGGACAGCGGCCACCATCATCAGGTGCACGTTCTTCACGGACGATCGACCTCACATCTCGGGGCTCAAACGCCCCGCACGGTAGCGGAACCGCACCCGCGCACAGGCGCAGCGCCGCAGGGGAATCTCAGCTATTCGACAAGCACAGCCTCAAATCGCGGCGTCCGACGCAGCACGTCCTTGAGGTCGTCAGGGATCTCGTCGGTCGAGGTCGGGGACGCCGAGCTCGGAGACGATGACGGTGATGCTGTCGAGGGTGGTGGCGTGCTCTGCGGATCGAGGTCGTCCAGCACCTTGTCGTCCGGACCGATGCACCGACCGTGCATCCACAGACCAAGGTGAACGCCGTTGCCTCGGAAGCACAACGGGCCCCCGCGAAAGGTCAGACGCGCGGTGGCGGTCGCCGTGGCATGCGTGCTCTGCCCCTTCAGCGGTGCGGTGCTGCGCGTCACGGCCGTGAACTCCAGACCCCCAGACGTCGCACGGATCTCGAGAGAGGTCAGGGACCCGTCGTTGGCTGAAGCCTGCGCCT from Luteipulveratus halotolerans includes the following:
- a CDS encoding OmpA family protein, with product MNTQVRLAAAVAVLAVGVAGCSGEASVSGPGAGTPTSATSPVGASAGASASATGRPSGSPAVETSQRKDGRPYDLPAGVKPLSNGPVLGTKSSLKGGTFALNGVQRLGPDRAVVYGTWTPPSTDVVDTWTEPGYFDTIAMGEFSSVTIRTAGDPRVYLPVRNASGDCLCGTVNGYLAEEKRLSTAVVVSLPPGASTVDVSVAPIGTFAKVPITEPTMSAQTALGADMSLVVRSAARSGGTVTVKATVQNPGAQVPVYNMRVFNSLARDTWCAEPLFATGGTGVVGLGVGDKDGEVGCTAVVGVPDPGKAVDVTMTLADPGTSELAFLPTWGRAIRVPVSGTPVKGTKGVSLFNARSRVEGATISADGRVALSTDVLFAYDKAQLSPKASRSLEAAAAALKAQPKRTLKVEGHTDAQGTQSRNQTLSGQRADAVKSALAKLLGPGWSIQAQGFGHSKPAVTESGQTGEALKAAQQRNRRVEVRVG
- a CDS encoding DUF192 domain-containing protein, yielding MTDQNGTFGPGPHRLLVNGRDVAPLVVADDRKSRRRGLLGSTELIGALWITKCPSVHMIGMKYAIDVASLDKSGRVLAVKTLRPGWGMTLPRLRVSATLEAPAGALVEWGVTVGDTLSTAS
- a CDS encoding OmpA family protein, whose amino-acid sequence is MHRTFAASAVAVAVGLTTSAGPAGASAPEPGVPYPLRGAGTKQVVRPMATVKAKQGWTFSLTKVTRVAKDRILVQGVMGGRGTSEFSATMWSEPAADTRQAIEFSGLRLVRTGDPKAYLPVRDANDQCLCSVLPSRHDGLVPVFVMMTAPTSDDSLTLLQNGAPPISDLKVEPATPTDLSVAAPAGVAHSLRVRTVTREGGRLVVRFAVEARPGAAEVNPTPGSRGWMETSCEPIAAAPAGQSTVTAPGEGESARTCAPSYPKAGQGVLGEVDMPDPGGSTVDLYPLGSWPVLGVPVSGAPATSAPAGESVVMKSRTQVGQTRQRAGAATIRRGDQVAVDLGTDVLFAVDSTTLNAQAGAAIDKAVATLKAQPGRTVAVKGYTDTVGSDAHNQTLSEGRATAVRNALVAKLGAGWTVTAKGYGEKDLAMPESGEQIEFARQQNRRVTTEVTG
- a CDS encoding OmpA family protein, yielding MRDQDGQCICGAVSLLNSAKKVSTSVVVTVPEGASTVDVTVAPFGTFANVPVAPLSASSQVPFGAGQSLVVRSATRSAGVLKLKATLQNASTQSLPYNTRIFNPLSSESACTEPFFAVGDRQAGWGVGTEADKTTCTPAAIPQRGQAVDVTMTLGDPGTPEVTLLPTWGRAVRVPVSGTPVKGTKGVSAFSARSRVEGATISADGRVALSTDVLFAYDKAELSPKASKSLEAAAAALKAQPKRTLTVEGHTDAQGTQSRNQTLSGQRADAVRSALTKLLGPGWSIQAQGFGQSKPAVTESGQTGEALKAAQQRNRRVEVRVQ